DNA from Paraburkholderia sp. BL10I2N1:
ATCGGCGTTCGCATTGTTGCTGTCTTCCACCTGAATGACCGCATTGGCCTGGTACACAGGCCTCTGCAGAAAGGCGAGCGCCGCGCCGGCCAGAAGCGCGGCGAGCGTGATCACCAAGATCATGCACCAGTGTTGCGACACCGCATCGAAGTAGTCCGACAGACGGAGCTCTTCAGTGCGGGCAGCATCGATATAGCGGTTTTCGAAGTTGGTAGCCATGTTGTCATGAACCCTGCACGACATTTTCATCAACCCGGAGCATCGCGCCGGTTCTGCATCGCCAGGCATTCCGGCGACGACGCTCATTTCGTCACGATCGCGGTAGTCAGCCCAGCGTTGACCAACGGGAGCAACAGGTTCAACACGCGGCTGAAGCGCACGAGACCGCTGCTGTCGATGTACACCACGTCCTTCGACTGAAGGTTGAACTGGTTCGCCAGCAGCATCGACACAGGTGACGTTGCATTCAGGTGATAGATCTCCGGTTTGCCACGCGCAGCGTCGCGAATCACATAGAGTTCTTTCGCGTCGGCCGACCCCGGATTCACACTCCCGGCCTGCGACAGCGCTTCGGCCAGCGTCAGCTTGCCGTCGGTCATCGGCATGACCGTCGCCGGCTTACCGACCTCGCCCATCACGTAGACGCCATTGTCTTCACGCGACATCACGCGCAACATATCGCCGTTCTTCAGCATCACGCGCGACGGGCTTTGTCCGCTCTCGATCATCTGCGTGACATTGACGGGATACGACGTGCCGTCGCGCACGATCACGATTCGACTTTGATCAGCGTTTGGAGAAAAGCCGCCAGCCCGGTTGAGCGCTTCACTGAGGGTCATCGGAATATCATTGATGGTCTGCGCGCCGGGCGCCCGCACCTCACCGTCTACATAGATCTGCCCTGCGCGGAACGATGTCACACGCACTGTCACCTGGGGTTTAACGAACACCTCGCTCAGGAGCCGGTAGATCTTGCGCTGCGCCTGATCAGCAGTTTCTCCCCCCACGTGTACGAGCCCCGCCGCGTCACCGGAGATATCTACCTTTCCCGCGTAGGGTAGCTGCACGTTGCCGTCGTGATCGACCACGAACCCTCCGGCCGCGTCCGAAGGACGCTGCGGGTTGCCGGGGGGTCCCACCGCGGCGGCCAGTTCCGGGTGATCCCAGACAGTGATCTGCAAGACGTCGCCAGGACCGATCCGATACGGACCGGGCTCCCCGAACAGCGCGGAAGAGTCCGTCTTCTTTGCCTGTGCGGCCGCCTCGCGCATCTGGCGAAGCGATGTCAGATTGATGTCGGTAATCGGGATCTGCTGCTCCACCGCTGGCTTTCCGTCCTCACCGCTGCTGACAGGCAAAGTCGGCGGTTGAACCATGCGCATGCCAGGCGAGACCATGCATGCCGACAATGCGCCGCACACCGCGATGCTCCCGAGGGCGCGCACGCCGCCTGCTGCGGTGCGAACCGCGCTTGCCCAGAAAGCCTGTTGTTTTCCTAAGCGCATTTGAGCCACCTCATTGAATCAATAGGCATTGCTGTGCACCAGGCCCTTGACGAGGGTAGCGGCGATAATCTTCATGTCCAGCGCCAATGACCAGTTGCCGAGGTAGTACAGGTCATGCTCGACGCGCCGCTCCATCTTTTCAATTCGATCCGTTTCACCGCGAAAGCCGTTGATCTGTGCCCATCCGGTAATGCCCGGCTTGATCCGGTAGCGATGGTTGTATCCGGCCACCACCTTCTGATAGAGGTCGTCGTGTTCGAGCGCATGAGGCCGTGGCCCGACAACCGACATATCGCCTCGCAGCACGTTGAAAAACTGCGGAAGTTCGTCGAGGCTGGTTCGGCGCAGGAACGCCCCGACGCGGGTGATGCGAGGATCATTGCGCGTTGCCTGGCTGACAGCTCCCGGCTTCTCCGTGTGCGCACGCATCGAGCGGAACTTGTAGATCGTGAAGACACGCCCGTCGGCGCCTTTGCGCTTCTGCCTGAATAGCACCGGTCCTCGCGACGACAGCTTGACCGCGGCGGCGATCACCAGCAGCACGGGCGCGAGACCAATCAGCGCGACAGCGGCGAACAGCCGGTCGAACATCTCCTTTTGCCTCTGTGCACCTTGCGATAGCGGCGACGCAACGAGGTTGATCGCCGGCGCCCCGAGCAGGTCGATCATGCCGCTGTCGAACATCGCCAGACTCCGCAGGTCCGGAAGGAAACGGATGTTGACCAGGTCGTTGCGCAGTTCCTTGACGCACTCGAGAATGGTTTTCTCTTCCGACAGTGGCAGCGCGAGCCACAACTCA
Protein-coding regions in this window:
- a CDS encoding undecaprenyl-phosphate glucose phosphotransferase, coding for MIKPEALAARVHDVVLVAFGAAIASQIRFDDIAQRSFYGAFVAFAAAFALALFPAFGVYDSWRGRSKVALAGQVALAWLVVQACALLLMFSLHRIDFVSRLWFAYWTGVTGALLIASRLLVHRVLARVRDAGMNLREVAVVGRGAHAAALMRKIDSCSAAGFRTAAVLDVLHDTPVPGAAFPGIPVFHQLQAFAEYLRARDVHELWLALPLSEEKTILECVKELRNDLVNIRFLPDLRSLAMFDSGMIDLLGAPAINLVASPLSQGAQRQKEMFDRLFAAVALIGLAPVLLVIAAAVKLSSRGPVLFRQKRKGADGRVFTIYKFRSMRAHTEKPGAVSQATRNDPRITRVGAFLRRTSLDELPQFFNVLRGDMSVVGPRPHALEHDDLYQKVVAGYNHRYRIKPGITGWAQINGFRGETDRIEKMERRVEHDLYYLGNWSLALDMKIIAATLVKGLVHSNAY
- a CDS encoding polysaccharide biosynthesis/export family protein, translating into MVQPPTLPVSSGEDGKPAVEQQIPITDINLTSLRQMREAAAQAKKTDSSALFGEPGPYRIGPGDVLQITVWDHPELAAAVGPPGNPQRPSDAAGGFVVDHDGNVQLPYAGKVDISGDAAGLVHVGGETADQAQRKIYRLLSEVFVKPQVTVRVTSFRAGQIYVDGEVRAPGAQTINDIPMTLSEALNRAGGFSPNADQSRIVIVRDGTSYPVNVTQMIESGQSPSRVMLKNGDMLRVMSREDNGVYVMGEVGKPATVMPMTDGKLTLAEALSQAGSVNPGSADAKELYVIRDAARGKPEIYHLNATSPVSMLLANQFNLQSKDVVYIDSSGLVRFSRVLNLLLPLVNAGLTTAIVTK